Genomic segment of Falco peregrinus isolate bFalPer1 chromosome 5, bFalPer1.pri, whole genome shotgun sequence:
CTCTACACGAAATAACCTACAAAAAGAAGTCAGTTAGGTAAATAAAGCttatgaagaaaaggaaagaagaaaagtaggTGTTATGCACAATCATTTTACTCACCTTAATTTGTGATCAATCGTtttggaaagatatttttatttaccagAACTGGAAACAATATCAACATTTATAACCTAAGTTGTCTATAAAGAGTACGTTCCAGATAAATTTTAGTTAGCTTAGTCTTGTTCAAGGCAATTTCCTTGAACTGTCCAAAACTGACATTTCCTAACtgaagtgtttattttgttggagataaaaatatttatttttgcactgtaaaagaaccaaaccaaatcaTAAACAAACAGGTGAAAGTTACGTTAGTGCTTTTGACATTGATAGCATTTGCAGAATACTTCAAATTGCTGGAAATAATATCATCATTTTAATCTTCAAATACATCTAAGTGGTACAATAACTgacaattaattttcaaaagcaacttgaaatattttttccactttacaTGACTAGTACGCTcactgtttttcactttttaaattgtACCTCAATATGTACAATCAGTGAAAAATTCTACATCCTGGCTCCAGTgtggctggagacaaaaaacaGAAAGTACAACTTGTAAAGTAATATGGCAATTCACtaagttttgaaataattctgttaCTTCTTTGTAagtgaaaatataaattcagttttgaagaCAAATGCTTTATGAGgtctttgttgtgttttaaaCCAACTACAGACACTTCAATTGTATTTGCAATATATATGTGTCTGCATATtaggctgaaaagaaaaacaattgaaGGAAGCGTAATACTACTGCTATTGTTTCACAGGCAAAATTATGTCAGAATATATAGAAATGGAATTGCTTTTCTTAGCAGAGGTGTGATGGATTAATAGTTCTTAAGTGATTCAAATGAACTGTAAATATGCATGTCTGACAATTCGATTTGTATAGTGTTTGACAATGCTTTCTGTCCAACTGAGTTTAGTAGTGATCCATTTCTAATTTATATCATATCACtggaatttactttttaaaaaatacttcataataCACCTCAACTCTTTTTTGTTATATCTGTTATTAGTAGAATTCATGTAATTCCTATTATCAGAGAAATATGGATCTTACATTCTCTATTAGAGCAATAAAAGTTACATAAATAAGGATCTCTTTTTGAACAGAACATTCACTCACCATTTGTTACAGCTAGGTATACTGATATTTTCATAtaatggggatttttttccccctctacgGTGCATCAAATGATCATCAGGTCTTAGCTTTAGGTTTCTTTCTTCCATATAGAATAGGTATATGCCATCTTATTTTGTAGTTTACAAATTTTGACATCATTGCAGTTTCAGAGGACAGCTAATGGAAGCATTTGGGACCctaaacatacttttttttgaATAGGTATCATGACTGTGGCTGTATCAAGTAACTATGTAATTTTCCAGATTACATTTCCAAAGTTCTGGTCTATAAAAATATCCAGTTCTAGCCAATTAAGTCAGTTTTAACCAGAACTACTTTGTTAGTAAAGTGCACACACCAGAATAGACTTACATCAGTGATAGTGTTCAGAGCAGTATCTGCACCAATGCTGAAATCTGAACCCGGTACATTGTTGGATACAGTTGCAGGAACCATAACCATTGGAACACAGAATTCGTCATATTTCTCTCGGGCAGCTGACAAttccagaagtccaaggtacGCCTGTTGGGCACAGGCATTGGGTGAAAAATTAGGATGAATAAAATAAGGGCAAAGTCGGGAGTGATAAAATGGATAGGGCCACAGGGGGAGCCATTTCTACCACAGCACACTTCAGCAAGTCAAAGCATTAAGGAACCACTAAAAtctaacacacacaaaaaaaaagcattaaaaacaggtatacatttgaaaacaaacaattaatagAGCATTCATTTTCAAGGGAATATACAATTTAGACATAACAAAGTGCTTCGTACAACACAAACATACTGCAAACTAGTTCCCCGATTTTCAGGTACTGTTACCCAATTAAAACCTTAATATTGCTGAATAGGGCTATGCCTAACAGATTCAAAAAAATGGATGATTCAATCCTTATCAAGAAGCAATAAGCATGGTCTTCTCTGGGAACTGTTGGCAAAATACTTTCCTGAATTGagatttcaaaaatgttttattgtggtaaaataaaatgaacgtgaactacagggaaaaaaaagaaaataattctctaGATCAATTACAGATTTCAAAATGCACTATGGGAGAAAGAGTGGCTTAAATAAGGGACCACAGTGCAATTACTACTAAAGGTCAAGAACTTCTGCAAGTAAGTTCTAAGTATTGATACAATATAGACTCGAACTTCCACTACTGAagtcagtaattatttttttttaatgcaaaaatactATCATGTGATCTCACCTTATTTATCCATTTATCATATCCTGTTTTGCAGCTACTAATCATTGTATTGAATGTCAACTTTCCACAGAATCAGTGATTGACAATACTTCTGATACTGAACATTCTTTGTGTTGTATATCAAATATAGTTATAAACAAATGCACCTTACATGACGATTgggtaaaaatgaaaatagtctATTTGTTTTGTTAGGAATTCTACTCTACTTTACACATAATTAGGCATTTCAGTGTACCTCAAATCCACCAATAACCATAAGGGCGTTAATGTTGTTAGTGCGCATCTGGTCAGCAATCTTCTCCAAATATTTTGCAGGAAGAGTACTAAAATTattaaaccaaaagaaaaataaaaacaatttacaatccacagcaataaaaatttCTTACTAAGCTGAAATAATAAACTGAGCAggcaatgaaatatttttcattttacatatttatcCATACAAATAATTCTTCCTGACAACCAGTAAGGAATCATGTTAACTGTAAAGAAACCTCAGGTTTGCAATCCTTTTAGCTGTAAGGACCTCAGGAAATTTTTACGCTGAGGTCCTAATTCCCATTTTCGTTTTCTCTTCAGAGCTGGTACAGTACTGTAAAGATAACCAAGTTGgttaacaattaaaaaaactcCAACAACTGAGGACTTAAAACATCCtgtggaaggaaaacagcatggAATCATACACCGATTATATAAAATACTAGAATTCATCATATCAATTGGCAAAATATTGATGTTACCGTTTTGTACCAAGAATTGATCCTCCTTGACCAGTCCAGCCTCCAACATCTCCCCAGCTGATTTCCTTTATctttgaagaaaagtaaaaaaatgagATTCAGTTAAGTAATTATCCAATTACTTCTCTTGACATGCAGCAAACACCAGGTACTACTTAATGTAAAGCTGTTGGAACAAGTTGCTGGGACACAGACAGCACCAAAAATGAActtggcataaaaagaaaacagcatcaaGAGGTAAACTTAATTTCTCTTGAATTCTTAACAATCCTTTTCCATTCTgtctatttgttttttcttctccagaacaTGATGAACCCTGCCTCCTTGTGTCATATCATGATCCTATTTTCACATCCTCTTCTACTGAATGTGAAtcacaaaaatttaaaactagGTCTCTGAAGTTAGTTTTGGGACCTATGGTTCCAGCTAGGCATAGAAATCATAAGTCTTGTATCCAGTTTCTCCTCAGTATACCAACTGATTCTTAACATTTAAAACAGGGGATCAGAAGAATCTAACTCACCTggggggagaggcagggaagcTTCCTCCCCCAACAAGCACCACTGCAAAGTTTCTTATAGCAAAGGAACATAAAAGCAACAACTTGCCTCAAAGAATCAGTGATTCTTCTGTTATTCTGTGGAAAAGCCACCATATGCTAAACATTGACCAAATTTTGGAGGTAGGATTCATGTGAACCAATTCTGTAGCTCTGCAGCATGTGATTAGCAATACTAAAGATAAATTAATCTATAGACTTGAATAGTTGAGAAATACAGCTACAATTTGGGTTTAGTATaccattttgaaataaaacaacttaCAGAATCAGTTCCACAACAGTTATAACAGAACATACCTTCTACAAagataaacattaaaaaaaaaaaaaaaaaaggtggtggtggtgtgggatGGGATACATGCTACTATGTAACACATACATGTAATTAATACTCACCTTCCCTCTAGCAAAACCTTCAAATCCATCAATGACAGCAAACATTTTATGGCCTTCAGTTATGCCAACTCTCACTGCAGCCCTCACTGCAGCATTCATTCCAGCTGCAGGGGCACCAACATTTAAAACTGCCACATTAAAATTAGtctgcaagagaaaaataatatttaaaaagcactttaatTTCTACAGAAAGGTTAATTTGTCCATCATACACAGTTGCTAAATACTGGAATGTAGGAAAGTAAAATTTCAAATCCCTTCAGCCATCCAAAAGTTGAAGGTAAGTAGGAGATACCTACACATATTTCCTGATCTGCAGAATAtcacatacaaacaaaaagtttaaataaagaatgcttgtttttaaatcagACTTATATCACATTTTCATTTGGTTTGTAGGTTAAAGTTATTCAGTTTCTTATACTGTAGCTCCGCTAGGTTCAAGAAACATAAAATACGCTGCATTATTCAACCAGTTTCATGTGATCAAAGCAgtaattttttccaaaaccatCCAGAATAGCCAAGAAAAGAGCAGGAAATTATTCTAGCACTACAGCAGTTAGGTATGTATCATCAGTACCATGCAAAGCAGAACAGACAACaacttttaattaaagcacTGGCCAGGATTTTAGAGCAGCTGAAAATACAGTAGTAAACAGTAGCATTCAGCATCTTTCACAGTACCATACATTTTCAGATGATGgcagtttttaaagcatttcctAACGCCTCAAAGTAACTGTGCTTATATACAGTGTCTCCCCAAGTTTAATGAGTATTAAAAGTAGCGGGTAATCTACTCAAATGGAAGTCTAAGAGATCAAATATACATTTATAATTTAAACCACAGGCAATGTAAGAGAGAAGGTTCTATTTAAAACATaacaagaaataataaatattttggtatATAATGCTTATTCCATACCTATGCATTTAGTCCCCATTTATATTGCTTTGTTATCAATCGTACTCTAAAACAACTACATCTAAATGGATGTAAGCATTACAGACTGAATAATACAAGtggagaaaataatgaaatctaGCTacaaaatactattaaaaactTCTGTCTTGTTACAACATACCCAACTCCAAAACCAcaagagttttaaaattaagaatgttttctttaatggaaTTACTACTTTGTACTGATAAATCCGGTATCATTCAGATCACCGATTCTTTTCCAGAGGAACAAGTTTCAAtacttgcattaaaaagaaaaatataacagaAGACATTACTCATAAATGTGCACTGTAAGGGTAAACAAAGCAAGAGTGCTACTGTGTGTAACACATTAATAAGCATCTTTGAATTAAATTTTAACTTCAAAGCATGAAATGCAGGTCTGCTGTATATGAAATATGCCTTGAAATAGAAGGCCTATTTCCAGATAAATCACAGGCCAGTTTCTTTGATTAAGAAATGGTCAGCTGGTACAAATCAATACAGGTTCATTGACATCAGTAAGTGttaatttaaaacagataaaaatacaaTCCATTGCCAGAAGATGTAGAAGGATCTGCAATttattaatttggttttatttttacagctttgaAATTAATACTGAGAGCAAAATGTAAGTAAAGAATTAAAACTTTACACCTTTAGAAAATTTAAGCACTCTCTATGACTTTAGCAAACAATTTAAATTATAGCAAACTATGTAAGCAAAATGCAAGAAAACTTGACAGTCTGATTTTATACACTAAAATTCATCATGCTTTAGGTCAGCTAGATGACCTTAAATTGTTGGTAACTATTGGCATGACAGAATTATAACAAATTGGTACAGAATAGCTCGAAGTTACTAGCTTTTTCCTGGAAGATGggaataaaaccccaaaaaaccagaacagttGTTAGGTAATGATCATGGAATCTTTTCCaatcaaaaaaaccacaaaaagagACCTAAAACAGAACTTACATAGTTTCTTTTTTAGCTCTGGCAAAATCAAAGGATTgtagaaaaatgcaaaggaaacacAAGCAGCATAATATCTGTGTGCAGCAACATTGCTGAACCAGAGTGTTCAGTAGGCTCCAGTGATCCGATCAGCTTAGCTTTTTCCTCAATTCCTGTGACATGCacatttcatttactttttaattccCATCCAACCCCTTTTATTGAAGCACACAGATTTGGCTAATGTGGTCAAATCCAAGTAGTTAATAATTACATGCAACCTACATTTCCTTCTAATGCCATCCATCACAAAAAGATACGGCacaactattttaaaacaaaatacaaaagccGAATGCTAAATTTGCTAAATTTGCAGTGGTACATACAAGAAACACAAAACGAAACAACAAACACCTGATCTAGCAAAGCAAATGTtgaaaacccaccaaaaaaaatcctgaattcTTTGATCTCTGGAAGGTCAAACTtaggtcctttttttttttttttttttttgggcgGGTGGGAGTGGGTGGGGTAGAGgtggagaacaaagaaaaaaattaaactagaTTTATTTTATCATAGTCTCCTTTAACGCCCCTATGACTTCATTTGTAACCAAGTTTCCTTTACTGTGCGACACTGACATATcacacagtaatttttaatttttgtgaatTAAAACGGCTAGTTGTGATTATGTTACTTGTTCTCAACAGAATTTCCGAATAGATTTCAGCTATTCAAATAATCTTTTCCTATTTTCaatgcaatttttcttcttagtaatATTGAGAAGATACTATTAATCATTACTCAAATGTTTAATTGGAAcagaaaaatccaaaaaacaaaacagtaacatAATCATGCAAATAAGATAGCAAATCATCACAAACCacaattaaaaaaggaattaacCAGTGAGACAACACAGTCACTATGGTCAAAACCAGAATTATTCAATAAATCTTTCTGCCattataatatttaattaactTTATAAAATATCCTATGGTACAGGTTTGAAGAGAGTATTAAGGCAGAATGAGGAGAAGATATTTGCTAAGATACCCCAAAAGCAGGATGTACATTGTACACCCAAAAAAAGGCCCTTACCTTTGGAAGCTCAGCGTCTGGTTTTTTGTGCGACAGCAATTTGTAGGTGTTAAGGTTGTTTTCAAAGCTcctaaataaataagaaaataagtaagataaataaaatggtaaatttTTTAACTCCTAGTTGTTTTAAAGGAACACTTGCGTTTTTCAGAAACCTTTAAAAACAGGTGTGTAATGTTAGCACCAAAGTTattacaaatgcaaaacacGATAAAAACTGGGAATGAGAGAACACTGGAAAATACTTAATCCTGTAAGgtaatatggaaaaaatataaaataactatATAGCTGGCAAGTTAGTTTTACAGATCAGGGATAAAGCATTTTATTATCAAATGACTTGAAACATAAAATGGTCTGTTGACACATAAGAGTAGAAAATGTCTCCTCCAGCTTTACTGTTGGAAAGCTACCAGCTACTTACAAACAAGCTCACAGGATTGGCCTCAAAATCTTGAATAAACAAACATAGGGTTGCTACTGTTCAGCTCATACAAGGCTGCAGCTCATTTCTTTGTGACTAGTACCAGTGAAGAAGTCTGACCCAGTACTGAACTACAGTAGTAGCTGCAGGTAAGAATTTCAATTATGCTATCTAAGCAGCTCTTCTTCCGTCTTCTCTATTGTtctcaaatacataaaaaaatatggatATAAAGTTAATTAATATAAAACATGAAGTGCCAGAACAGCAAAGCAATTTGGCTTTTCTAGAGCAAACAGACTGATAGGAGTTATTGGCCATACCTTCCACGAAGCCTCACAGCCTCAACAAATCTTCCCTCATCCATGGCTTTCTGGACTTCTTGAGTCTTGAAAAAACAAGTTGATTGCTCAATATGTTTACAAACCACAGGAAGttgaatatttaatatattcCAGTAAATAAACCATTCTGAAATAGCTTtccaaagtgaaaaaagaaatactgacatttcattaatttatgAGCTACCTCTTATCATAGGATAAATTACAGTGGACAGAAGAACAAGTAGAAGTAGACACCTAAAACCTTcctgggataaaaaaaaaaaaataatcaatgtatctattttgcattttcttttttcagtttaagcTGAACAATTTTAGTGCAGAAACCTGACTCTTGTGTATGACACGTAAATGGATGCAAGAATTTGAAGAATTTGttttagcaataaaaaaagaagctctGAGATGAAATTTTATAAcgatttttttaaataagtgtatATTTCTTGAGGTTGGGAGTTTCCAAATAAGTAATAACACATAGAGAACACACATGAAGTTCATTATTCCCAAACGTGGGAAAGTGCTGCACACATTCCCATCAGTATTTTAACGACAACAGGCAATTATTGTACACAGTGGTCTGTTGTAGTTAATGAATAACTATAAATTGGCTTTTTGCCAGAAACTCACCATCTGCACACACTCCATCAAAGGCAGACGGACAGCCTGGTTTCCAGACAGGGACACAACACAGGCAGGGGTAGCTGGAGTAGCTTCTAAAAGGGCAAGCACAGCTTCCACACCCATACGACTTGCCTGAAAATAGATAATGTTTGACTTGTTGAAGCAAGCGCTTAAAATCACAAGGCTCCCAATTACAGAAATGGTCATGATTTCTCTGTAAATCAAGCTGAAACCAATTATCCCTTGGAAGGTGAAAATATTGTAGCTGTTTAATACCCTTAAGTATGGACAATTGTTCTTGCAGCTTTGCTACTTAAACCTAATATAGATTCCTTTACACGAAGTGCTTCACTCTTCTGAATTCGAGCTATTCAGACAGTCAATGTGAGGCAATAATTGGATTTTTCAAGTTAATCAGGTAAAGAACCACTCCATCCTCAAATAAATAACCAAAATGTAGTTGTACTATGTGGCGCTGTGGGTAATTATTTCAGGTTCACTCACCAAAATTCTGTCAAAAGCTGAAGGGGTTCCACCTCTTTGCACATGACCCAAGATAGTTACTCGGGTGTCAAAACCAAGTCGCTGAACCACAAGCTGCAAAGAATTTCAAGATATAGTGGTTTTGTTGTCATCactattttatatatgtatatatatagtgtTAGCACTACTCTGCTTTACATGCTATTGGAACAATAAAATTCTACATATACTATACATTAATATGTCAACAGTAACGAAAATACTACAAAAGTTAAGCCagtctttattttattcctaACCTAGACCTAAATTCCAGGTTCCTAATCTAAAGGaagcttttatttaataatgGCAAAATAGTGGCTTAGATTGCAATGCTTTAACTACAGTTACAACGGCTTCACTATGTACAGTCCTCAGCCTTATAAAAACAGGTCTTAATATTATAATTAGAATACTTGACAGAAGTCAGATTATAGTGTTTTGTTCACTTCACGTTTAATCTATGTGCAAGATCACACACCCCAAAAGATTCTGAGTAAAACTTCAGTGAAGATGACTTTTAACCTTAATtgacaaagcttttaaaacttgcagtaaaaattatagttttaaataaacaataataagctataaactatataaaaaaataaagtaataaaactatttcattCAGTCagacttttttccatttcctctgtTACATACCAAATCTaaaatcacaggaaaacatGTATTAATACACCTTCAGTGAGCTGGTTAGGAATAAGTAATGGATAccataaagcagaaaaaaagccttagAAATTAAAATCCAGGGATAgatgattttgaaaatacagtttttgaattttttaactGGCTGAAATTTGTTGCAAGCAAGTAATGTTTCTTCCATAAATGCATAAGAGCTATCTGCTGTATGCACACTTAACACTGCTTGGTGCCaaattttactttgtaaaaCTGCAATTCTGAACTAAGAGTCAAAGATTACTCTCATGCTGACAGCTAGGGAAAACAGAACTTCAGAGgcacaggacagaaaaatcCCAGGCAAAGTCAAAGCGTCATAGCTTCTTTCTGCTGATGACCATTTTTCAACTTCTTTCCTTAAGGGACCCTCtccatgaaaagcagaataatttcGGGTGAAAAGTTCTTCTTAATCTTAGACACCAATGAAATTTTTGACAAATAAACCATGTACAAAAAAGTGGTAAGACTATGTTCAAAGTAGACAGTATTATTTCACTGTGAAACAGaacattattaaaattttacaaaaaataaagttaaatagGATTGTAATTTCTGATTTGAGCTGATTTCAGACTCCATCAATTAAGGAACCATGAAGTACGTGTTTTTGGACTGTCGTCTTACATTACAAGGAGAAAACATTCCAATTAAATGATTTCCCTGGATTCAGATAATAAAgcacaaatataaaatacaatcaGCAAACTTTGTGATACACTACTTTACAGGAACAGATTTACTTTACAGAAGTGTTACTGTTAGCAACAAGCACCATCTTAAGAACGAAACGGAAACTGTATGGTATAGATGTTGACACTTACATCCTTAACCTTCTCTGACGTTATAGGTTTGTTGTGGCAGTCAATAGCTCCTTCAGCTACAATAATAAtattcagccttttctttcGTGCACGAttctataataaaaataaaagcatatcaatgtaatttaaaaaaaaatgaaaaaattacagaGCAATTTTGTAATCAATTGCTCTACATTAAGCTGCTAAGATTTGATACTTGATCACTTCAGAGTTCTCACACGTTTTATCTTCATACATTCATACACTGATGAAGTGAAATGTCTTATATCAAATTAATGAGGAAAGGTACATACACTGCATATATAGCTATAGTTTTATGTAATCCCCAGAGTAGGCCATCTAATGCTTCAGAACAATTGCAGAAAGTCCCAATCAcgtttttaaatcagttttcaaaCAAACTTCTGCAAAGGCATCAGGGAATCCCAAACACAGTGATAGATTACCTCTGAGAGCTTAACACACATTGAATCTTCCCATCCTTCTTCTGGTGGGTATTCAGGAATAAATACCCAATCTGCACCACAGGCTAAGGCACTAACAAGAGCTAGATACctaataaacataaaaaaagattaGACATTTATGATTCAGATTTCTTGATCTCTCATAATTATATCTGTATAAGACACAAACTGCTGAAGATAATACATACCCACAGTGTCTCCCCATAACCTCCAGAACAAATGTCCTCTGATGgctgtaaaaataagaaagcaaattaaCTGCAATACTGCaactcaaaacttcagtccAAATTCTTGAGATCAGAACCTGGCATCAGGCAACAGCTTGTGTTTAGCATGCTTACCAAACACAGAATTCATTAGCAAAAGAGAAGTCCTATTAAACAATGTATTGAAAATTATGTAACTTCCAACACATAATTCATTATCATTACTACTTTCTTCTAAAACATGTAAAGGCAGTTAGGAGAGAAGAGGTTAACGTTCACTAGAAATATAAATTATGCAGACCCATAGTTAAGAACTGTAATAATacagctgtattaaaaaaaaaaaatcacttaattgCTTAAATTTTATCTAGGGAAAGTTTATATACAAACAGATACTACTTAGTGCTATCCAAAGTGTGTCTGGATCTTCTCTAGAAGTGTATGTTGgggaaagactgaaaacattAAAGAACCAAAGCCTGCCCCTAAAGCTGACACAGCTTCTATGATCAGATGCTTGAAGTGCTGCCACTACAGGAATGATGGAAAAGCTGttactaaaaaaacaaaagaaaccaggACAACTGAACGCTGCAGCCCAAAGGTGCTTTTATTCCTGCTCTAGAAATATTACAAATACCAGTTAcctaatttctatttaaaattaacttaCACTCTCTGCTATTGTACGGCAATAGGAAACTTAAGATTTGAAGCATATACAACTGTATATTTGTTGTAGTTTTCTGTAATACCACAAGTTACCTTTGAGCAGTGGTCATAATGGCATCCACAACTTCAATGATTCTGTGCAAGGCTGAGTCAGTACCTATGGTCATATCAGTGCCACAGAAGTCATTATCTATGGATCCAACCATTCCCACAATGTTAAGGTAAGCATACTTCTTAACAGCCTCTTCATCAATCTTTCCTGTAAAGAAGTATCCAGAGAAAGAGCtataaggttttaaaaaaacataaccCCAACATTTTAG
This window contains:
- the PFKP gene encoding ATP-dependent 6-phosphofructokinase, platelet type isoform X3, encoding MDHQPKFFENLSGTGKAIGVLTSGGDAQGMNAAVRAVVRMGIYVKAKVYFVYEGYQGMVDGGDNIVEVSWESVSSILQVGGTVIGSARCKSFRTREGRLQAAYNLVQRGITNLCVIGGDGSLTGANLFREEWSGLLEELAQKGKIDEEAVKKYAYLNIVGMVGSIDNDFCGTDMTIGTDSALHRIIEVVDAIMTTAQSHQRTFVLEVMGRHCGYLALVSALACGADWVFIPEYPPEEGWEDSMCVKLSENRARKKRLNIIIVAEGAIDCHNKPITSEKVKDLVVQRLGFDTRVTILGHVQRGGTPSAFDRILASRMGVEAVLALLEATPATPACVVSLSGNQAVRLPLMECVQMTQEVQKAMDEGRFVEAVRLRGRSFENNLNTYKLLSHKKPDAELPKTNFNVAVLNVGAPAAGMNAAVRAAVRVGITEGHKMFAVIDGFEGFARGKIKEISWGDVGGWTGQGGSILGTKRTLPAKYLEKIADQMRTNNINALMVIGGFEAYLGLLELSAAREKYDEFCVPMVMVPATVSNNVPGSDFSIGADTALNTITDTCDRIKQSASGTKRRVFIIETMGGYCGYLANMGALAAGADAAYIFEEQFDIRELQANVEHLTEKMKTSIQRGLVLRNENCNENYTTDFIYQLYSEEGKGVFDCRKNVLGHMQQGGAPSPFDRNFGTKISAKAMQWISKKLKETYRKGKVFANTDDSVCLLGMRRRNLVFQPVAELKTETDFVHRIPKEQWWLKLRPLMKILAKYKTSYDVSDSGQLEHVAMHSPKEAETGAI
- the PFKP gene encoding ATP-dependent 6-phosphofructokinase, platelet type isoform X2 codes for the protein MDHQPKFFENLSGTGKAIGVLTSGGDAQGMNAAVRAVVRMGIYVKAKVYFVYEGYQGMVDGGDNIVEVSWESVSSILQVGGTVIGSARCKSFRTREGRLQAAYNLVQRGITNLCVIGGDGSLTGANLFREEWSGLLEELAQKGKIDEEAVKKYAYLNIVGMVGSIDNDFCGTDMTIGTDSALHRIIEVVDAIMTTAQSHQRTFVLEVMGRHCGYLALVSALACGADWVFIPEYPPEEGWEDSMCVKLSENRARKKRLNIIIVAEGAIDCHNKPITSEKVKDLVVQRLGFDTRVTILGHVQRGGTPSAFDRILASRMGVEAVLALLEATPATPACVVSLSGNQAVRLPLMECVQMTQEVQKAMDEGRFVEAVRLRGRSFENNLNTYKLLSHKKPDAELPKDLSLTFQRSKNSGFFLTNFNVAVLNVGAPAAGMNAAVRAAVRVGITEGHKMFAVIDGFEGFARGKIKEISWGDVGGWTGQGGSILGTKRTLPAKYLEKIADQMRTNNINALMVIGGFEAYLGLLELSAAREKYDEFCVPMVMVPATVSNNVPGSDFSIGADTALNTITDTCDRIKQSASGTKRRVFIIETMGGYCGYLANMGALAAGADAAYIFEEQFDIRELQANVEHLTEKMKTSIQRGLVLRNENCNENYTTDFIYQLYSEEGKGVFDCRKNVLGHMQQGGAPSPFDRNFGTKISAKAMQWISKKLKETYRKGKVFANTDDSVCLLGMRRRNLVFQPVAELKTETDFVHRIPKEQWWLKLRPLMKILAKYKTSYDVSDSGQLEHVAMHSPKEAETGAI